The DNA window CTGCGATTGATCATGGACGCCGACACCGCCGTCATCTCCGCCGATATCAAAGCCACGGCGAGAACGCCCTGGGCTGAGGCGTGGGGCGGGATGGTCGGAGTGGCGGCCGTAGCGGCGACGGCGGCGATGCTCGTCCGCGGCCCAGCCGCAACTAGCGCGGGCGGAATCCCCGCTGCTGGATCCGGCCTGTTCCTTCCCGTCCTGTGTCTGGGCGTGACGGTGATTGCGGCGGGTTTTGACGCCGCGACCAACCGCATTCCCAACCCGCTGACCTACACCGCTGTCCTGGTTGGGGTTCTTGTTAATTGTCTTGCGCTCTTGCTCAATCAGATCGCGCCGCGCGTGGCATCGCAGTGGCTCGGGGCGGCGGGGCCGACGCAGTCGGCGCTGGGGCTGCTGCTGTTCGGCGGGATCGGCCTGATTGGGGTTGTCTTCGCCGGCATGGGCGGCGGCGACATGAAATTGCTGGCCGCGATCGGTGCGATGCTCGGGATGTCGCGGGCGTCGGATGTACTCATCTGCGGAGCGGCGGTCGCCGTCGTCTATGCCCTGGTCAACCTGTTGATTGCCGGCCGACTGAATGCGACGTGCCGGCTCGCGGCGAGCCACCTGCTGAACTGGGTCTATCTGCGGCGATGGACGTTGTCAGACGACCAGGAGAAGCCGGCATCCCGGCGAACGATTCCCTTGGCCTTGCCGCTTCTTGCGGGCACGATGCTGGCGCAGACGCCGCTGGTC is part of the Humisphaera borealis genome and encodes:
- a CDS encoding prepilin peptidase, translating into MSQIASFDFVAELRLIMDADTAVISADIKATARTPWAEAWGGMVGVAAVAATAAMLVRGPAATSAGGIPAAGSGLFLPVLCLGVTVIAAGFDAATNRIPNPLTYTAVLVGVLVNCLALLLNQIAPRVASQWLGAAGPTQSALGLLLFGGIGLIGVVFAGMGGGDMKLLAAIGAMLGMSRASDVLICGAAVAVVYALVNLLIAGRLNATCRLAASHLLNWVYLRRWTLSDDQEKPASRRTIPLALPLLAGTMLAQTPLVANAIGWMSGVG